The following are from one region of the Gammaproteobacteria bacterium genome:
- a CDS encoding transcriptional regulator — MLYRLLSLFAVSAARRNEAKATTYQRIKQGLLTKPVKLGRSSAWPENEVETINAAIIAGKSDDEIRTLVKKLEAARTADREVRQ, encoded by the coding sequence GTGCTATACAGACTTTTATCCCTCTTCGCCGTTAGCGCCGCGAGACGCAACGAGGCAAAGGCCACCACCTACCAACGCATCAAACAAGGCTTACTCACTAAGCCAGTCAAACTCGGCCGTTCAAGTGCATGGCCTGAAAATGAAGTAGAGACTATTAACGCGGCCATCATCGCAGGCAAGAGCGATGATGAGATACGCACGCTGGTAAAAAAACTCGAAGCGGCACGTACGGCGGACAGGGAGGTGCGCCAATGA
- a CDS encoding DUF3631 domain-containing protein, whose amino-acid sequence MSDGNGHQRHSADDLAQEFGFADHGAALLDDVRGFIRRFCAFPDDHALTAATLWAAHAHMIEWLHITPRLALLSPEPASGKSRVLEILELLTPDAMLTINASPPAIFRSLENRQITLLFDEIDAVFNKRGKDDTHEDLRALINAGYKRGATILRCVGPRHDVTNFPVFCAVALAGLGDLPDTIMSRSVIIRMRRRAPSERVEEFRTRRNQPEGHALRDELSAWAAQVGASCGDAWPTLPPGIVDRPAEIWEPLIAVADAAGGHWPTTARDACLALCRVADDRTVSLGIRLLSDLRIVVGHADALYTETILRRLTEGDDLDADAPWSDLYGKSLGERRLASMLKKYDIKSEKVRERGGRPLQGYRREHLWDAWQRYLPSPVPAQAERPEQAEQANGGAGSSVPDDVPDVPDSAPSGTSPEQKIQATARVVPLVPDVPDVQEPERQCPACAGEGCGYCGDTGQRANH is encoded by the coding sequence ATGAGCGACGGCAACGGGCATCAGCGGCATAGCGCAGACGACCTCGCGCAAGAGTTCGGCTTCGCCGATCACGGCGCGGCGCTGCTGGATGACGTGCGCGGTTTCATTCGGCGGTTCTGCGCCTTTCCAGATGACCATGCGCTGACCGCCGCGACCTTGTGGGCCGCGCACGCGCATATGATCGAGTGGCTTCACATTACGCCGCGGCTCGCGTTGCTGTCGCCGGAGCCGGCGTCGGGCAAGAGCCGCGTGCTGGAAATCCTCGAGCTGCTGACGCCGGATGCCATGCTCACCATCAACGCCTCGCCGCCCGCCATTTTCCGGAGTCTCGAAAATAGACAAATCACGTTGTTGTTCGACGAGATCGACGCAGTGTTCAATAAGCGCGGCAAGGATGACACGCACGAAGATCTGCGGGCGTTGATCAACGCGGGCTACAAGCGCGGCGCAACCATCCTGCGATGCGTCGGACCGCGACATGATGTGACGAACTTTCCAGTGTTCTGCGCCGTGGCGCTGGCCGGCCTGGGCGATCTGCCGGACACTATCATGAGCCGTTCAGTCATTATCCGGATGCGCAGGCGCGCGCCGAGCGAGAGAGTGGAAGAGTTCCGTACGCGCCGGAACCAGCCGGAAGGCCACGCTCTGCGAGATGAGCTTTCGGCGTGGGCTGCGCAGGTCGGCGCTTCCTGTGGCGACGCCTGGCCGACCTTGCCGCCGGGCATTGTGGATAGACCCGCCGAAATATGGGAACCGCTGATCGCCGTTGCGGATGCTGCCGGCGGTCATTGGCCGACGACGGCAAGGGACGCCTGCCTCGCATTGTGCCGCGTTGCCGATGACCGCACTGTAAGTCTCGGCATTCGCCTGCTGTCCGACTTGCGGATCGTAGTCGGCCATGCCGACGCGCTCTATACCGAGACCATCCTGCGGCGGCTGACAGAGGGCGATGACCTGGACGCCGATGCCCCGTGGTCTGACCTGTACGGCAAGTCGCTGGGCGAGCGGCGCCTGGCGTCCATGCTCAAAAAATACGACATCAAGTCAGAGAAGGTTAGGGAGCGCGGCGGCCGACCATTGCAGGGATACCGCCGCGAACACCTGTGGGACGCCTGGCAGCGATACCTTCCCTCTCCGGTGCCTGCGCAGGCGGAACGTCCGGAACAAGCGGAACAAGCTAACGGTGGCGCGGGCTCCAGCGTTCCGGATGATGTTCCAGATGTTCCGGATAGCGCGCCGAGCGGAACAAGTCCGGAACAAAAAATCCAAGCAACGGCGCGGGTTGTTCCACTTGTTCCGGATGTTCCGGACGTGCAGGAGCCGGAGCGCCAGTGCCCTGCCTGTGCCGGCGAGGGCTGCGGGTATTGCGGCGACACAGGCCAGCGGGCGAATCATTGA